A window of the Anthonomus grandis grandis chromosome 9, icAntGran1.3, whole genome shotgun sequence genome harbors these coding sequences:
- the LOC126740624 gene encoding uncharacterized protein LOC126740624 produces MAAYTTEEYADIVFAYGRANGNTREAQRIYEEQYPNRRVPHHNTFANTFRRLRETGNLNFQKPRINRRQYDVAVDENVIRDEDPTTSTRKVATDLNISTWKAWSVVKAEGRHPFHYTPVQGLLQADYERRVKFCRFLLLADVENGHFLRSILWTDESTFTRAGIFNQHNLHYWENKNVNPHLTRAKSFQTRFSVNVWTDVIGRHLIGPHYLPRNLNRDNNLHFLQNDLPQLLADIPIFNEDGPIVFQNDGCPAHYRVAVREFLDNTFSNSWIRRAGPIAWAPRSPDLTPLDFYVWGRSKELVYEVEIDNLDHLIQRIDAAFLTVREEMRLRLTTVEMRRRCRACIRARGAQFQQN; encoded by the exons ATGGCTGCATACACTACCGAAGAATACGCCGATATTGTATTTGCTTATGGAAGAGCCAATGGTAATACGCGAGAAGCACAAAGAATTTATGAGGAGCAATACCCCAATAGGCGTGTGCCCCACCACAAcacttttgctaacacttttcgtCGGTTAAGGGAAACAGGcaatctaaattttcaaaaaccgAGGATCAATCGGAGGCAGTATGATGTTGCTGTAGATGAAAACGTAATTCGCGATGAGGATCCCACTACTAGTACAAGGAAAGTAGCTACAGATCTGAACATTTCTACATGGAAAGCATGGTCAGTTGTCAAGGCAGAAGGAAGGCATCCTTTCCATTACACCCCAGTGCAAG GTCTTCTACAAGCCGACTATGAGCGACGAGTAAAATTTTGCCGCTTTTTGCTTCTCGCAGACGTTGAGAATGGACACTTTTTAAGAAGCATCTTATGGACAGATGAATCAACATTTACACGTGCGGGGATATTTAACcaacataatttacattattgggaaaacaaaaacgtaaatccGCATTTGACCAGAGCCAAGTCTTTCCAAACAAGATTCAGTGTTAATGTTTGGACAGATGTGATTGGGAGACACCTCATCGGTCCACACTACTTGCCGAGAAACCTCAACAGAGACAataacttacattttttacaaaatgatctcccacaattATTGGCTGATATACCGATATTTAATGAAGACGGGCCAATCGTCTTCCAGAATGACGGGTGTCCTGCACACTATCGGGTCGCCGTTAGAGAATTTCTGGACAATACTTTTTCCAATTCGTGGATCAGAAGAGCAGGTCCCATCGCATGGGCTCCACGGTCCCCTGATTtaacccctctcgatttttacGTATGGGGACGTTCGAAAGAACTCGTGTACGAGGTGGAAATTGACAATCTAGACCACTTAATTCAAAGAATCGATGCCGCTTTTCTAACCGTCAGAGAAGAGATGCGACTTCGCCTTACGACAGTAGAAATGCGACGGCGATGTAGGGCATGTATaagagccaggggagcgcagtttcaacaaaattag